The following are encoded in a window of Pseudomonadota bacterium genomic DNA:
- the mrcB gene encoding penicillin-binding protein 1B: MALVWLIWTDHKVRTQFEGRRWALPARVYARPLELYAGKAQALSDTRSELALLGYREVSRVTEPGQYRVLGERLRVATRGFVFWDGREPPRAVEIEFSRGRVRHLREGETKESLALVRLDPVEVARIYPRHNEDRLLVRRDEIPAGLVRALIAVEDKAYYRHPGVDPFAILRALMENLRAGEVRQGGSTLTQQLVKNFYLNPERTLGRKISEAIMALLLELRYSKEEILEAYVNEVYLGQDGPRAIHGFGLAAQFYFGRPLAELSTAQLALLAGMVRGASLYNPRRHPSRALKRRNDVLARMAAQGMLTRRDAELLSRASLGVTARASGTATRFPAFTEVVRRQLRRIYREEDLENEGLQVFTSLDPIVQGRAEAALSERLTALERGSLMPRGTLQGAVIAIHPENGEILALCGDRRTRYRGFNRALDARRPIGSLIKPAVYLAALSRPDRFNAVSSLEDRPFSWVDRRGVKWVPHNYTKETHGTVPLHEALARSYNLATVRLGMSVGTGEVRRTLARLGIPDDVPDYPSLFLGAIDLSPLEVTQMYQTIASDGFHSPLHSIREVLTQDGRPLQRHGLIVRQTIAPAPAYLLKTLLTEVLVSGTAAQLSRAFRGALPLAGKTGTTDDLRDSWFVGFGGDMLATVWVGRDDNRPAGLSGAAGAMQVWSAMMRARPPSSLDLNPPEGIEWHWVDGVSGARTEAACPGARRFPFITPHRPARFRHCGEEAVSGLVP; encoded by the coding sequence GTGGCCCTCGTATGGCTGATTTGGACCGACCATAAGGTCCGAACCCAGTTCGAAGGCCGGCGCTGGGCGCTGCCCGCGCGCGTCTACGCCCGCCCGCTGGAGCTGTACGCGGGGAAGGCCCAGGCCCTCTCGGATACCCGGAGTGAGTTGGCGCTCTTGGGCTATCGGGAGGTGAGCCGCGTGACGGAGCCGGGGCAGTATCGGGTCCTGGGTGAACGCCTGCGGGTGGCGACCCGCGGGTTCGTATTCTGGGATGGCCGCGAACCCCCGCGGGCAGTGGAGATCGAGTTCTCCAGGGGGCGCGTACGCCACTTACGCGAGGGCGAGACGAAAGAATCGCTGGCCTTGGTGCGGCTCGATCCGGTCGAAGTCGCCCGCATCTATCCGCGCCACAACGAAGACCGGCTCCTGGTGCGACGCGACGAGATCCCCGCGGGGCTGGTGCGGGCGCTTATCGCCGTGGAAGACAAGGCCTACTACCGGCACCCTGGTGTGGACCCGTTCGCCATCCTGCGCGCTCTAATGGAAAACCTGCGTGCGGGCGAGGTTCGGCAGGGCGGCAGCACCTTGACCCAGCAGCTCGTCAAGAACTTTTATCTCAATCCCGAGCGCACACTGGGGCGCAAGATCAGCGAGGCAATCATGGCGCTCTTGCTGGAGTTACGTTACAGCAAGGAGGAGATCCTCGAGGCCTATGTCAACGAGGTCTATCTCGGCCAGGACGGGCCGCGCGCGATCCATGGCTTCGGGCTCGCCGCGCAGTTCTATTTCGGCCGGCCGCTCGCCGAGCTGTCCACAGCGCAGCTGGCCCTCCTGGCCGGCATGGTGCGCGGCGCGTCGCTGTACAACCCGCGCCGCCATCCGAGCCGCGCCCTCAAGCGCCGCAACGATGTGCTGGCGCGCATGGCCGCGCAAGGCATGCTCACCAGACGGGACGCGGAGCTCCTGAGCCGCGCATCGCTCGGTGTCACGGCGCGCGCATCCGGCACCGCCACCCGCTTCCCGGCCTTCACCGAGGTGGTGCGGCGCCAGCTGCGGCGGATCTATCGTGAGGAGGACCTCGAAAACGAAGGCTTGCAGGTCTTCACGAGCCTCGATCCGATCGTTCAAGGGCGCGCCGAGGCCGCGCTGTCCGAGCGCCTCACGGCGCTCGAACGCGGGAGCCTTATGCCACGCGGGACGCTGCAGGGGGCGGTCATCGCGATACACCCGGAAAACGGCGAGATCCTGGCGCTCTGCGGCGATCGGCGCACCCGTTATCGCGGCTTTAACCGCGCCCTGGATGCCCGGCGACCGATCGGATCCTTGATCAAACCGGCCGTCTATCTCGCGGCCCTGTCACGGCCCGATCGCTTCAATGCAGTCTCGTCGCTGGAGGATCGACCGTTCAGCTGGGTCGATCGGCGCGGGGTGAAGTGGGTGCCGCACAACTACACAAAGGAAACGCACGGCACCGTTCCGCTCCACGAGGCCCTGGCACGTTCGTACAACCTCGCCACCGTTCGGTTGGGCATGAGCGTCGGGACCGGCGAGGTGCGCCGCACCCTCGCGCGGCTCGGGATCCCCGACGATGTCCCGGACTATCCCTCGCTGTTCCTCGGCGCGATCGATCTCTCGCCGCTCGAGGTCACGCAGATGTATCAGACCATCGCGAGCGATGGGTTCCACAGTCCGTTGCACTCGATACGCGAGGTCCTGACGCAAGACGGCCGGCCGTTGCAGCGCCACGGTTTGATCGTGCGGCAGACGATCGCGCCGGCCCCGGCCTACCTGCTCAAGACGCTCTTGACCGAGGTCCTGGTATCGGGCACGGCCGCCCAGCTCTCGCGCGCGTTCCGCGGTGCCCTGCCGCTCGCCGGCAAGACCGGAACCACCGACGATCTGCGCGACAGTTGGTTCGTGGGTTTCGGGGGGGATATGCTGGCCACGGTGTGGGTGGGCCGAGACGACAATCGGCCGGCCGGCCTTTCCGGCGCGGCGGGCGCCATGCAGGTGTGGTCGGCCATGATGCGCGCGCGCCCCCCTTCGTCGCTGGACCTCAACCCGCCGGAGGGGATCGAATGGCACTGGGTCGATGGCGTGAGCGGTGCCCGCACCGAGGCCGCGTGTCCCGGTGCGCGGCGATTCCCGTTCATCACGCCGCATCGCCCCGCGCGGTTCCGGCATTGTGGGGAAGAGGCGGTGTCGGGTCTCGTGCCGTGA